Proteins from a single region of Mytilus trossulus isolate FHL-02 chromosome 2, PNRI_Mtr1.1.1.hap1, whole genome shotgun sequence:
- the LOC134706534 gene encoding dnaJ homolog subfamily C member 1-like yields the protein MVSKRLGRITWLLFLSHIWIAKSWDTDDLELFDLVEEVNRNFYEVLGVDQAASSSEIRKAYRKLSLQLHPDKNKDPDAEAQFRQLVGVYEVLKDEEKRKRYHLVLENGLPDWRQPIYYYRRARKMGMFELLGLLFSILTLGHYIVLWASYAERKFTVSENFTDRMKKMESKNRKIRGKLEDQIEEEMELALQLVPRPTLSKLWPVRLTLAIINLIRISPTLIRQLVEYIKHRQELKKIEEQESEEEEETDDVVKKVKRKVKQEFPEYIPQTDGPVVYTPIGYDDDEQNLQVVEKKGKWSQEEMANLAKAVSKFPGGTPGRWEKIAVFMERPVAEVTAKAKTLKGSYNITANTSLQGGMLKQPKKSQTITDEMISQNEELPTVDGDIGDSQVRQRKNKKTANKTVKDNSEPGGRVSEHTDSSNSKQKITSNGKINSLPNGTDVSSTLSKSGSAAKLTDDSDGWNKNLQTILEWALRQHPKGTDQRWDKIAQHIPGKSKEECIVRFKYLADLVKKKKEQNTQEQ from the exons ATGGTGTCGAAAAGACTTGGACGCATTACGTGGCTATTATTTTTGTCTCACATATGGATAGCTAAGAGCTGGGATACTGATGATCTTGAACTTTTTGATCTGGTTGAAGAGGTCAACCGAAACTTCTATGAAGTTTTAGGCGTAGACCAG gCTGCAAGTAGCTCAGAAATCAGAAAGGCCTACAGAAAACTTTCCTTGCAGCTTCATCCAGATAAAAACAAGGACCCGGATGCTGAAGCCCAATTTAGACAG CTTGTTGGTGTGTATGAAGTGCTCAAAGATGAAGAAAAGCGTAAGAG GTATCATCTTGTCCTTGAAAATGGGTTACCAGATTGGAGACAACCTATATATTACTACAGACGAGCTCGTAAGATGGGAATGTTTGAGTTACTGGGATTATTATTTAGTATTCTTACTCTTGGTCATTACATTGTTTTATGGGCTTCATATGCAGAAAGAAAATTTACAGTC TCTGAAAACTTCACTGATAGAATGAAGAAAATGGAATCAAAGAATAGAAAAATCCGAGGGAAACTTGAAGATCAGATTGAGGAGGAGATGGAATTAGCCCTTCAGTTAGTTCCTAGACCAACATTGTCAAAGCTATGGCCAGTTAGACTTACTTTAGCAATAATCAACCTTATAAGGATTTCCCCTACGCTAATAAGACAACTAGTAGAGTATATAAAACACAGACAAGAATTAAAGAAGATAGAAGAACAAGAATCTGAAGAGGAAGAGGAGACTGATG atGTTGTGAAGAAGgtgaaaagaaaagtaaaacaaGAGTTTCCAGAGTACATCCCACAGACTGACGGTCCAGTTGTATATACACCTATTGGATATGATGATGATGAACAGAACTTACAGGTTGTGGAGAAAAAG GGAAAATGGAGCCAAGAAGAGATGGCCAACTTAGCTAAGGCTGTAAGTAAGTTTCCTGGAGGTACACCTGGGAGATGGGAAAAGATTGCTGTTTTTATGGAAAGACCTGTTGCAGAG gtGACAGCCAAAGCCAAAACATTGAAAGGATCTTATAACATTACAGCAAATACCAGTTTACAAG GTGGAATGTTGAAACAGCCAAAGAAATCTCAAACAATTACAGATGAAATGATATCTCAAAATGAAGAATTACCTACTGTTGATGGAGATATAGGTGATAGTCAGGTTAGacaaaggaaaaataaaaagactgcCAATAAAACAGTCAAAGATAATAGTGAACCAGGAGGGAGAGTCTCAGAACATACAGATAGTAGTaactcaaaacaaaaaattacaagtaATGGTAAGATTAACTCTCTACCAAATGGAACTGATGTATCATCAACTCTATCTAAATCAGGTAGTGCTGCTAAATTGACTGATGATTCAGATGGATGGAATAAAAATCTACAAACCATATTAGAATGGGCATTGAGACAACATCCCAAAGGTACAGACCAAAGATGGGACAAAATAGCACAGCATATACCAGGAAAATCTAAG GAGGAATGTATAGTcagatttaaatatttagctGATCTAGTCAAGAAGAAGAAAGAACAAAACACACAAGAACAATAA
- the LOC134704919 gene encoding uncharacterized protein LOC134704919 → MTACVQTLPSLVIPSSPRIPKFYLKKPTSNIQETKEDFRVTVKHFQKKFPTLSSLYSSNNSNARQMTDNSNLWSYGTPYLVKLLFSGNLSKAFFEEICKACETTERKRQKKQRTEDGEEQKQIWLPKNKVKLRESGRRTETRILEARLRHKEYLENVSIRAEKLRNKTEVIRLKKAGEMGRGKTVALERMQKDQIRPSRLIQRQVRSPLIIQSIKHKVFELTEPLPTC, encoded by the coding sequence ATGACGGCATGTGTACAGACTTTGCCGTCTCTGGTTATACCGTCATCCCCACGTATACCgaaattttatcttaaaaagccAACCTCAaatatacaagaaactaaaGAAGATTTCCGAGTAACTGTTAAACATTTCCAGAAGAAATTCCCGACATTGTCGTCGCTGTATTCATCCAATAATAGCAATGCTCGTCAGATGACGGATAACTCGAATCTGTGGTCGTATGGAACACCATATCTGGTAAAACTATTATTTTCTGGAAACTTGTCAAAAGCATTCTTTGAAGAAATTTGTAAAGCATGTGAAACAACTGAAAGAAAACGGCAAAAGAAACAACGAACAGAAGATGGTgaggaacaaaaacaaatctggttACCAAAGAATAAGGTTAAACTCAGAGAATCAGGAAGACGAACAGAGACGCGCATTCTTGAAGCTAGGCTTCGACATAAAGaatatttagaaaatgtgtCTATCAGGGCTGAGAAACTTAGGAACAAAACGGAAGTTATAAGACTTAAAAAGGCGGGTGAAATGGGACGAGGAAAGACGGTAGCTCTTGAAAGAATGCAAAAAGACCAGATACGTCCTAGTCGCTTAATACAACGACAGGTTAGAAGTCCACTAATTATACAAAGTATTAAACATAAAGTGTTTGAATTAACCGAACCTTTACCAACCTGCTAG
- the LOC134704920 gene encoding endoribonuclease YbeY-like, whose amino-acid sequence MTLVVKNLQKVVHFNIGLLENHVMLLRRLMDITSFDLGVVCYDNKSIHKLNKTYRGEDESTDVLAFPFIEVIEPGILPFIKDPEERILGDIALGIPYIKDNLEENEKLEEVLPVMVTHGICHLIGYDHEDEVQWKQMYQKELNILQKFNDRTGFNCKPLLGVGHFVQ is encoded by the exons ATGACTCTCGTTGTGAAAAACTTGCAAAAGGttgttcattttaatattgGCTTATTGGAAAACCATGTGATGTTATTGAGAAGGCTGATGGACATAACTTCATTCGATTTAGGTGTTGTTTGTTATGACAATAAATCAATTCATAAACTGAATAAGACTTACAGAGGCGAGGATGAATCAACGGATGTTTTAGCTTTCCCTTTTATAGAG GTAATCGAGCCAGGTATTCTTCCATTTATAAAAGATCCCGAAGAAAGAATTCTCGGCGATATCGCACTAGGCATACCGTATATTAAAGACAATCTAGAAGAGAACGAGAAACTGGAAGAGGTTTTACCG GTTATGGTTACTCACGGAATCTGCCATCTGATTGGATACGACCACGAAGACGAGGTTCAGTGGAAACAAATGTACCAAAAAGAACTTAacatacttcagaaatttaacGATCGGACCGGTTTTAACTGCAAACCATTGTTAGGCGTGGGACACTTTGTTCAatga